From the genome of Treponema peruense:
ATGCAAAAAAACGTGAAGAGGAACGTCGCAAAAAGGCCGAAGAGTCTGTTCACATTGCCGGAAAACGTGATGAACTTGTAAATACAGGGCTCAAGATTCTTGAACAACTGTTCCCCCAGGCCGGATTCAGCAGTCTGGAGTCCCATCCCGACCTTTACCCGTACTTCCAGCCCATTTACAAATTCCGCGACGGATTCAATGTAGTGCACCCCGAAAATCCTGTCCAGGTTACTGTTATTCTTATACGTATAATAGAAGATTTCTTTCATGGATGCCGCAACATTAACTTTAACACAAAGGCCGACCAGAAGCTTTCCTCTATGGGAGATGACATTGTAGAAGCAATGAACGACTGGGCTTCATACCACGAAGACCTGTTTGACAAAAAATACGGCGATTATTTAAGCAATTACGTAAACCGCATTTACACGCAGAAAGATTACGTTTCGTCACAGGCAGGAAAAGAAAACCTTAACAATATTCTGTGGCGCGCAAAATACTATTATCTTCCGCACTTTAAGTTCAATGCACCGCTTATTCAAAAGCCGGTAAACGACACAAAGTACAAGCCGCTTTATTCAAGAACAGACTTTCTTAAAACAGTGCTTTCTATTATAGCAGGCCGTATTGATGAAGCGTCGGCAGGAAAAAAGGCAGTCCTTGGCGTAATGAATCCCTGGGACAGATACCAGTTTGATCTGCCCAATTCTGTTTCAAAAAGACTTGATGTTCTTTTGGGGGCAAAAAGAAGTGACGCAGAAACTGCCGCAACAAACGCAAATCTCATTAAATACACGCTGTGCCTTATTTCTGTACTGGACTGGTGGATCAACAATCCGGCAAGCCCAGCCTATTCTACGGACCCCGAAAATCTTTACAGAATTTCAGAAAAAGACGGCGGACCGCAGTTCTCTGTAGAAGAAAGAAGTGACCAGAACCAGCTATTTACAGACGCAATAAAAAAGGCCATCGCAGCCCGGCAGAATGCATAATGTTAAAGGGTGAGAGGTGAAAATTAATACATTTTATCTTTCACTTCTCACCCTTTCCTGCTGAGCAAATCCGTGTGTTAAAATTCAGAATATTAAAGTTGAACGCCAGTAGCGATTTTTTCGTTAAAGCGCTTGAGCTTCTTTTCATCTGTAAGCGGATTTTCCTTACCGGCAAGAACAGCCCTCAAAGCCTGCATCTCTTCACCGTTAAAGCTTACCCCGTTATGCATGATGTTTTCAAAAGAAGCGCATGCCATAGGACAGACTTTCTTTGCTATTTCAAAAATGACTTTTCCGTATTCCTGAATCTCATACTGTGCGTGTGAGTCAAGACGCAGCTTAAGGAAATGGAACAGATTGTGAAGATCCATCTGCCAGTAGAATTCAGTGTACAGTGAAAGCGGTAGGTTTATTCTTGCAATTTCGCGCGCAAGTCCGCCGTCAATCATTTCTGAATACGACTTGTATGCAGTTTCCTGACCCTGAATAAATTCATCCTGAATTTTCTTTGCGGCTTCGGGAGCAAGAGCTTCTCCCCTTCCCTGCTTGTTGTCCTTTGACTGAACAGAAATGCAGGAAGTTTCGGGAACATAAAATTCATCTTTCATTACACTATAACGACCCGAAACTTCATTCATGCGTGCCATTCTGTGTCTTACCCACTGTCTTGCAACAAAAATGGGTACTTTGACATGGAAGGTAAAAACAACGTGTTCAAGCGGTGAAGTATGCTCGTGTCTGATCAGATAGTCAATAAGTGCCGCGTCCTGGCTTACAGATTTTGTTCCCGCTCCGTAAGAAACACGTGCAGCCTGAACAATGCGCTCATCGCTTCCGTAATAATCTACAAGACGCACAAATCCCTTGTCCAAAACAGGAAACTCTTTGTCCAAAATCTCTTCCGCAGCAGGAACCACACAATGTGCCATAAATAACCCCTATATTTTATTTTAAATTCAATTTTGTTTTATTTTGCAGCCGGATCGTCTGAACCTGAAGAAGTGGCGTCTGTTTTTTCATCTGCATCATGAACATTCTCTGGTGTAACGACATAAGCCTTGTTCTTCCATGAATAGAATGCATAAAGCACACCCACAGCAAGAATAACGGCGCCAAGAACACGCACAATTTTTACGCCAAAGTCAGCAGGAAGCATAAGAAGAACAACCGCGACCACTACAGTCACGACAATTTCTATTCCCATTCCCGGAAAAGAAACCCCGGAACTTTTAAGGCGAGTCCATGTAAAAAACTGGGTAACGGCAGAAACAAGAAGATATACCGCTTCTATATAGAGAAGAATTCTTATAATACTTGTTACCGCGCTGAACAGGGCAAACGGCAGAATAACCGCAACAAGCCCAAGTACAATACTGCAGGCAGAACGCACCGTAACCGTAGTTCTGAAAGCGCTGTCATTGGAAAGCGAGCGGATCTTAACGAATTCGTAAATTCCGTTTATTATAGCGGCAATTCCAATAAGTACGACAACAACACGAATGCTGTCTGCCGGGTTAATAAGAACAATCAGTCCCAGAAGAGCAACCAGTGCTCCGATAATCACATTATTTTTATTCATACAACCTCCAATAAAAAGAGAATGATTACAATAGTATAACATTATACTGCACTTTCGTCAGTAGCCGGAACCAGAACCGGACCTGGACCAAATCACCCCTGCACAAAAGTGTATTCTGCGGAACAGATTATGCTTGAACAGAAGCGCTCCATTCGTTAAATTCTATTTTAAGGTCGTATTTATACTTGCTCAATCGTACAATTATAGGGAAAATTTATGAAACAAATCGGCGTAGTTGCGAAGATTCCGTTTTTATGGGGACGCAAAGTCTTTAAGAAAAGCCACTGGTCCCGCGTTAATCTTATTGTAGGGCCAAACGGTTCGGGAAAGTCAATTCTGGCTCAGAAAATTGCGTCACAGTTTGCCGACTCAGGACAAAAAGTCACCTTCCTGGATTCAGAGCGCACAGACGATACTATTCTTGGCGAACTCTGGGCAGACAAAAAAATACGCGAAAAAATCGAAGAAGTTCTTTCAAACATGTTCGGAAAGTCTATCCGCTTTGAAAAAGACAGCAATATTCCGATTGTGGTAAACAAGTCTGCCGGAATTGAATACGGCCTTAAGGAAGGAGAATGCCACGGCTTTAAAAGAATCCTCACGCTTCTTCTTGCACTTTACGGTTCGGGAGACGGCTGCCTTTTTATAGATGAACCTGAACTTCATCTGCACCCGCAGTTCCAGCTTTTTTTTATGAATGAAATAAGACGTGAAGCCACGGCAAACCCAAACAGAATGTTTTTTTTGATTACACATTCGCCTTATTTTATTGACCTTAAATTCCCCGAAGATCTTATTGGCGTTGTTGTATGCCATATTAACAAAGCACCGACCCACATAGAATCCCTTTCAAAAGATGACGCGGCGCTGTTTATGCGTTTTCTGCCAAGATTCAATACTTACCACAAACAGTTCTTTTTTTCTGACAACCAGATTTTTGTCGAAGGCTACACAGACCAGCAGATGTTTTCGGCACTGCTTTCATGCCTTGAGTCAAAGTACAGAACGGCTGGAACAGGAATTACAGACGTTGGTGGCAAAGATGAACTTGGTGTTTTCTTTAAGGTATGCGGTCTTCTGGGAACAAATGCAAGAATTATTACCGACCTGGACTCGCTCTTCTGCGGAAAACTCAAAGATGCAATCTGTTCCGATGCAAGACCCGCGCAATGGCTTTCAAAACAGACAGAAAAGCAGGCACCTTTTTACAGAAAGCTGTTTACAGAAAGAGCGGATCATATTTCATTAAGAAGACTTATTACAAGACTTGAAGCTTATCTTGCAAAAATAGGATCTGCCGTATCAAAGCTGAATCCGCAGGCGGATGAAGAACTTAACTTACTGCGCAAAAAAGTAAATGTATTTTACAGTGAGCGTGAAAACCCCGAACTTCTTGACACATACAAAACGGTTGTTCTTCAGGGAATAAGAAGATGTGAAAAAAAACTTTCGCGCGTACTTCCCAAAAAAACGGCACGCGATATTCCGGCTGTAATCAATCTTTCAAAACTGATATTTGCCGCCGCAGAAGCTGCACGTGTTTACATTCTCCCTGACGGCTGCATTGAACATTACTACACCCAGAACAAAGTAAACTACATGCCGGTTTCTGCAAAGGACAGGCTCTTTCATGACGAGCGCAATCATATTCTTTCGCTGGACTACAACGGTCTTCACGCTGAATATCCTGTGCTTACGTCAATTCTGGAAAAAGCCTGTGCCCTATAAAATGACTACAGAACGCGCAGAATCTTTCCTGTGAAAATCATGCTTATAAGGTCAAGAAGCCACCAGAGATTCCAACCTACGAGCAGACGGATAATTCCGGCAAGGTAATGCTTTTCCTTAAAGCGTGTAAGAATACCGCAGATAAGTGATGTTACCGGAATGATTGCAAGAATAACACTGGGCAGCCAGCCGATTCCAAAAAAAATCCTTTGACTTGAACATCAATGTACGATGTATAATTTGGTCACAATGTTGTAAAAGTCGGTAAACCTCCTGTTGTAAAACACAACATACCGGCTGGGGCTGTTCAGGTTTGGGCAGCCCCGCTTATTTTAAAAGACATATCTTTCGACAGCTCAAATCCCGCATAACATATATAAAACTTCCTGAATAAATTTTTGTAGACGGACAGGATATTTCTGTAATGAACGCTATGCAGAAAACGCTTGTGCGCCGTGAAAAAATCGGACTTGCCGGAATGCAGGACAGAAAACCAATGCAGCTTTCGGGCGGTCAGCAGCAACGCATTTCTGGCCGGAATGAATAACGAAAGCATTCGTAACTTAATCGACTACGAAACTTCGGGCGCAAAATTTTTTGCAGGATTTTTAACAGCATTTATCGCGTGTCTTATTCCATCAAGAGTGGCATTGAAAGTCCAGCCGGCAGAAGCTTTGCGGGCAGAAAATTAGAAGGTTTGTCACACGGATTTGCTCAAACCTTCTTCATTACTAATCAACTCAGTGCCGTAAGTTATTTTTAGTTGATTTAAAAAAAATAAAAAAGGTGAAAAACCTCTTTCAAGATCTTTCACCTTTTCAATTATCTTCCTGTAAAGATTTTATTTTAGTTTCCGCAACCGCCACAGCCGTCTTCACCGCAACCACCGTCACAGCTGCAGCCTCCGCCACAACCTCCACCGCAACAGCATCCCTGTGAAGCAGAAAGTTCTTCTTCTGTAGGCTCTCTTACATCAAGAATCTCTATCTCGAAGTGAAGATTTTTTCCGGCCATTTCGTTGTTTGCATCTACAGTGATTGTTTTTTCAGAAACCTTTGTTACGCGCACAATCTGAACTCCGGCGGCAGTCTGTGCCTGAAAAGCCATTCCGACTTCAATGGGAACGCTTGTGTCAAACTGTTCAACAGGAATCTCTGAAATCAAAGCAGGATTGTATTCACCGTAACCGTCAGCTGCACAAAGATCCACATTAAATTTGTCCCCGGAATTTTTTCCAGTAATCTGCTCTTCGAGTTTTGGAAGAAGATATCCGTTTCCGTGAATATAATCGAGTGGTGCCGAATTTATCGAAGTGTCTACAATGTTTCCTTCGTCATCCTTTAAAGTATAATTGATTGATACAAATTTATTCTGTTCTACTGTCATATTTTCTCCAAATAGAATAGTCTGAATTTTATTTTACTGTTCCTGCACTACTTCTGAAATTTCAGGGCAGGTTTCCTTAAGGTAACGCTCAATACCCATCTTAAGAGTCATAACTGCCATTGGACAGGAACCACATGCTCCCGTAAGACGAAGATGTACCTTATTTTCTTCATCAATATTAATGAATTCCATATCACCACCGTCTGCATTAAGCTGCGGTCTAAAAGCGTCCAAAGTTTCCTTAACCTTTGCAATAAGCGCTTCGTCTGCCATAGTTTTCCTCCAAAAAAGTATAGGACATCTCTAAAAAATTCAATTTCAGAGTCTCCCACTATTAATAGGATATTAAATTTTTCTTCTTTTGACCATAGGAATTTTAGAAAATAATGTTAACCAAGACTTTCTATCTTTCTGTGAAGTTCAATTATTCTTGTATGAAGATAGTGGTCGACTGCAAATTTTTCCATCATTCCCTGGGGAATTCCGCCTGCATCTACAATCGGAATATATTCCGTGTCTGCATCAGAAAACTGCTTGTAAACAGAAGGAAGCAAATCTGACGGTGAACATGTTGGGCCGGGTTTGTCCATTATGTCGATTGCCAGCATATTTTCTGCAAAGTCGCCGATCATAAGCGTTTCCTTAAGGTGTTCCAGAGTAATTATTCCGCAGAGCTTACCTGTCTCTGAAGATTTTACCGCAAATGACTGGTTGTGATGCGTTTCAAAACAATCCAGAATATTGCGTATTCTGTCTATGTCATGAACAATTGCATGGCTGTCGGGAGTACAGATTTTTTCTTTTCCCCATGTAACATCGCTTACCTTTGCAGTCTTTAAAATATCGTCTTCGGTAATATCAAGTCCTGCTTCTCCAGCTTTTTGAACCCCGTGCTTTACGCAAACAGGTCCCACAAGCTGAACAATAAAAGTTGTAGCGGTAATTATAAGAATAATCTGCGGCCCTATGGAATCTGCCATGTCGTTACTTGCCGCAATACTCAGTCCTATTGCAACTCCGGCCTGGCTCAAAAGACACCACGGAAGATATTTTCTTACGGCTTCGGGAGCCTTCGTAATTCTTGCACCAAGTCTTGCACCGATTGTTTTTCCCAAAGAACGGCCAAGAACGTATACTACCGCAAGAAGTCCAAGAACAGGTGTTACAATCCAGATATTCAGTTTTGCACCTACAAGAACAAAGAACAGAACATAAATCGGTGGCGTAAATTTGTCTACAAGTGAAAAAACAGGTCGAGTCTTTGCCGGTGCAAAATTCACCATAAAAAAACCGATGGACATTGCCGCAAGAATATTGTCCAGATTCAAAAGATTGCAGATACCGGTAGAAAGAAGAAGTCCTCCGAGCGCAAATGTAAGTACACGGTCCTCGTTCTGCATAAGATTACGTATAACAAGGGTAATCAGAAAACCGAACGCACTTCCTACTGCAATAGAACCGAATATATCGCGCGCAATATTCAACAACTGCTTTGCAAACGGAACCGACTGACCACCCAAAAGAGGAGCCGCGATTGTTGAAGCGATGGCATAAAGTATAAGGGCAACGGCATCATCCATGGCCACAATTCCAAGAACAGTCGTTGTAAGAGGACCACGCGTGCGGTATTCCTTAAGAACATCAGTCGTGGCAGCCGGGGCAGTTGCAGAACAGATTGCGCCGAGTACAAGACCAAGTGCAAGCGAAGTTTT
Proteins encoded in this window:
- the thyX gene encoding FAD-dependent thymidylate synthase, giving the protein MAHCVVPAAEEILDKEFPVLDKGFVRLVDYYGSDERIVQAARVSYGAGTKSVSQDAALIDYLIRHEHTSPLEHVVFTFHVKVPIFVARQWVRHRMARMNEVSGRYSVMKDEFYVPETSCISVQSKDNKQGRGEALAPEAAKKIQDEFIQGQETAYKSYSEMIDGGLAREIARINLPLSLYTEFYWQMDLHNLFHFLKLRLDSHAQYEIQEYGKVIFEIAKKVCPMACASFENIMHNGVSFNGEEMQALRAVLAGKENPLTDEKKLKRFNEKIATGVQL
- a CDS encoding ATP-dependent nuclease — its product is MKQIGVVAKIPFLWGRKVFKKSHWSRVNLIVGPNGSGKSILAQKIASQFADSGQKVTFLDSERTDDTILGELWADKKIREKIEEVLSNMFGKSIRFEKDSNIPIVVNKSAGIEYGLKEGECHGFKRILTLLLALYGSGDGCLFIDEPELHLHPQFQLFFMNEIRREATANPNRMFFLITHSPYFIDLKFPEDLIGVVVCHINKAPTHIESLSKDDAALFMRFLPRFNTYHKQFFFSDNQIFVEGYTDQQMFSALLSCLESKYRTAGTGITDVGGKDELGVFFKVCGLLGTNARIITDLDSLFCGKLKDAICSDARPAQWLSKQTEKQAPFYRKLFTERADHISLRRLITRLEAYLAKIGSAVSKLNPQADEELNLLRKKVNVFYSERENPELLDTYKTVVLQGIRRCEKKLSRVLPKKTARDIPAVINLSKLIFAAAEAARVYILPDGCIEHYYTQNKVNYMPVSAKDRLFHDERNHILSLDYNGLHAEYPVLTSILEKACAL
- a CDS encoding cation:proton antiporter domain-containing protein, with the translated sequence MSDPLAQVLPQVLHFAHLQGAQFVLLIGLIMFFGAVGGRLFQRLRIPQVVGYIVIGIIIGSSGFQILRLDTIIALNPVNTIALSLIGFLIGAELKLSVLRKYGKQFIGILIGESVTPFFVVGILVTAVAFIFTKNAKTSLALGLVLGAICSATAPAATTDVLKEYRTRGPLTTTVLGIVAMDDAVALILYAIASTIAAPLLGGQSVPFAKQLLNIARDIFGSIAVGSAFGFLITLVIRNLMQNEDRVLTFALGGLLLSTGICNLLNLDNILAAMSIGFFMVNFAPAKTRPVFSLVDKFTPPIYVLFFVLVGAKLNIWIVTPVLGLLAVVYVLGRSLGKTIGARLGARITKAPEAVRKYLPWCLLSQAGVAIGLSIAASNDMADSIGPQIILIITATTFIVQLVGPVCVKHGVQKAGEAGLDITEDDILKTAKVSDVTWGKEKICTPDSHAIVHDIDRIRNILDCFETHHNQSFAVKSSETGKLCGIITLEHLKETLMIGDFAENMLAIDIMDKPGPTCSPSDLLPSVYKQFSDADTEYIPIVDAGGIPQGMMEKFAVDHYLHTRIIELHRKIESLG
- a CDS encoding NifU family protein — translated: MADEALIAKVKETLDAFRPQLNADGGDMEFINIDEENKVHLRLTGACGSCPMAVMTLKMGIERYLKETCPEISEVVQEQ
- a CDS encoding DUF308 domain-containing protein, with amino-acid sequence MNKNNVIIGALVALLGLIVLINPADSIRVVVVLIGIAAIINGIYEFVKIRSLSNDSAFRTTVTVRSACSIVLGLVAVILPFALFSAVTSIIRILLYIEAVYLLVSAVTQFFTWTRLKSSGVSFPGMGIEIVVTVVVAVVLLMLPADFGVKIVRVLGAVILAVGVLYAFYSWKNKAYVVTPENVHDADEKTDATSSGSDDPAAK
- a CDS encoding FKBP-type peptidyl-prolyl cis-trans isomerase, which gives rise to MTVEQNKFVSINYTLKDDEGNIVDTSINSAPLDYIHGNGYLLPKLEEQITGKNSGDKFNVDLCAADGYGEYNPALISEIPVEQFDTSVPIEVGMAFQAQTAAGVQIVRVTKVSEKTITVDANNEMAGKNLHFEIEILDVREPTEEELSASQGCCCGGGCGGGCSCDGGCGEDGCGGCGN